In one window of Micromonospora cathayae DNA:
- a CDS encoding helix-turn-helix domain-containing protein, protein MRHEPRRDHRGILDPARLRRGLRFRRYLPAVPLLGRYVEHYWFVDWTLTEPFTQRIVPHPAVNVVFQQQDGDDSGSAEVSGVGRRLFSTTLTGTGRVCGVQFRPGGFRPFWRRSVAELTDRRLPLDSRSSPGPVPPAQQVCAGSDEDRRRTLDDVLLGWRPVADPLADEAVRLADEIRTDRTVLRVADLADRHDLSTRRLQRLFLGYVGVGPKWVIRRYRLQEAIERAGSAPPDWAGLAADLGFSDQAHLVREFTATTGVSPTAYVRSLALP, encoded by the coding sequence ATGCGACACGAGCCGCGACGCGACCACCGGGGCATCCTGGACCCCGCCCGGCTCCGGCGCGGGCTGCGGTTCCGGCGGTACCTGCCGGCCGTGCCGCTGCTGGGCCGGTACGTCGAGCACTACTGGTTCGTCGACTGGACGCTGACCGAACCGTTCACGCAGCGGATCGTGCCGCATCCGGCGGTGAACGTGGTCTTCCAGCAGCAGGACGGCGACGACAGCGGCTCGGCCGAGGTGTCCGGGGTCGGGCGACGTCTCTTCTCGACCACCCTGACCGGTACCGGACGGGTCTGCGGTGTCCAGTTCCGGCCCGGCGGGTTCCGGCCGTTCTGGCGGCGGTCGGTGGCCGAGCTGACCGACCGCCGGCTTCCGCTCGACAGCCGGTCGTCCCCCGGTCCGGTGCCCCCGGCGCAGCAGGTCTGTGCCGGCAGCGACGAGGACCGCCGGCGCACCTTGGACGACGTCCTGCTCGGCTGGCGGCCGGTAGCCGACCCGCTGGCCGACGAGGCCGTGCGCCTGGCCGACGAGATCCGCACCGACCGGACCGTCCTGCGGGTGGCCGACCTCGCCGACCGGCACGACCTGTCCACCCGCCGGCTCCAACGGCTCTTCCTCGGGTACGTGGGGGTCGGGCCGAAGTGGGTGATCCGGCGGTACCGGCTCCAGGAGGCCATCGAGCGGGCCGGCAGCGCGCCACCGGACTGGGCCGGGCTCGCCGCCGACCTGGGGTTCAGCGACCAGGCTCATCTGGTACGCGAGTTCACCGCCACGACCGGGGTGTCCCCGACCGCCTACGTCCGTTCGCTCGCGCTGCCCTGA
- a CDS encoding TIGR03086 family metal-binding protein → MATKTSDLLTAAAPATVAVVRGISDDQLDLPTPCREYAVHALLDHLFQVVVNFQELAAKRAVDWSVQPDSRTDGWRDRFAAETDRVIRAWSEPSALVGVSPGMGLPQQVVGGMVLLDLTVHGWDLARATGQPFRADPTVVADLLDLAAMLGPTARQQGVFGAVVDLPTDSVDPFDRLLGATGRDPAWTPDQR, encoded by the coding sequence ATGGCGACCAAGACTAGTGACCTGCTGACCGCAGCCGCCCCGGCCACCGTGGCGGTGGTCCGGGGAATCTCCGACGACCAGCTCGACCTGCCCACGCCCTGCCGGGAGTACGCGGTGCACGCCCTGCTTGACCACCTCTTCCAGGTGGTGGTCAACTTCCAGGAGCTGGCCGCGAAGCGGGCCGTCGACTGGTCGGTCCAGCCGGACTCCCGTACCGACGGGTGGCGGGACCGGTTCGCGGCGGAGACCGACCGGGTGATCCGGGCCTGGTCGGAACCGTCCGCGCTGGTGGGGGTCTCCCCGGGGATGGGCCTGCCGCAGCAGGTCGTGGGCGGCATGGTGCTGCTGGACCTGACCGTGCACGGCTGGGACCTGGCCCGGGCGACCGGGCAGCCGTTCCGGGCCGACCCGACCGTGGTGGCCGACCTGCTCGACCTGGCCGCCATGCTCGGCCCCACCGCCCGCCAGCAGGGTGTCTTCGGGGCGGTGGTGGACCTTCCCACCGATTCCGTCGACCCGTTCGACCGTCTGCTGGGGGCGACCGGCCGCGACCCCGCCTGGACCCCGGACCAGCGTTGA
- a CDS encoding threonine ammonia-lyase, with amino-acid sequence MDLVSLADIRAAATAVAPTVLRTPLLPAGWDDHLWLKPESLQPVGSFKLRGATNAVAALDPVGRQRGVVTHSSGNHGQALAYAARAAGIGCTVVVPEGAPAVKVDRMRALGAEVVLVPPPRRGAEADRIAAATGAALVPPFDDRRIIAGQGTLGLEIVEDRPDVDVVLVPVGGGGLSSGVATAVKALRPSAAVIGVEPLLAAEAQESLAAGEVVVWGEERTYRTCADGLRLPLSPLTFAHLRAHLDDIVTVTEDEIRAAMARLARDARLVVEPSGAVALAARLFHPDTLPAGRTVAVLTGGNVDPDVLAGVLGAPAALG; translated from the coding sequence ATGGACCTGGTCTCGCTCGCCGACATCCGTGCCGCCGCCACCGCCGTCGCGCCGACCGTGCTGCGAACCCCGCTGCTGCCGGCCGGCTGGGACGACCACCTGTGGCTGAAACCGGAGAGCCTGCAACCGGTCGGCTCGTTCAAGCTGCGCGGCGCGACCAACGCGGTGGCCGCCCTCGACCCGGTCGGGCGGCAGCGGGGCGTGGTCACCCACTCCTCCGGCAACCACGGGCAGGCCCTCGCGTACGCGGCGCGCGCCGCCGGGATCGGTTGCACGGTGGTGGTGCCGGAGGGCGCGCCCGCCGTCAAGGTGGACCGGATGCGCGCCCTCGGGGCCGAGGTGGTGCTGGTGCCGCCGCCGCGTCGGGGCGCGGAGGCGGACCGGATCGCCGCCGCGACCGGGGCGGCGCTGGTGCCGCCCTTCGACGACCGGCGGATCATCGCCGGCCAGGGCACCCTCGGGCTGGAGATCGTCGAGGACCGGCCGGACGTCGACGTGGTACTGGTGCCGGTGGGCGGCGGCGGGCTCTCCTCCGGGGTGGCGACGGCGGTGAAGGCGCTGCGCCCCTCGGCGGCGGTGATCGGGGTGGAGCCGCTGCTCGCCGCCGAGGCCCAGGAGTCCCTGGCCGCCGGGGAGGTGGTGGTCTGGGGCGAGGAGCGGACCTACCGGACCTGCGCGGACGGGCTGCGCCTGCCGCTGTCCCCGCTGACCTTCGCGCACCTGCGGGCCCACCTCGACGACATCGTCACCGTCACCGAGGACGAGATCCGGGCCGCGATGGCCCGGCTGGCCCGCGACGCCCGGCTGGTGGTGGAGCCGAGCGGCGCGGTGGCGCTGGCCGCCCGGCTGTTCCACCCCGACACGCTCCCCGCCGGCCGGACGGTCGCCGTCCTCACCGGCGGCAACGTCGACCCGGACGTCCTCGCCGGCGTCCTCGGGGCACCGGCCGCCCTCGGGTGA
- a CDS encoding S9 family peptidase, giving the protein MTTETPVPVAKRVPSERVHHGDTVVDEYAWLATKDDPETVAYLTAENDHTEARTAHLADLRATLFEETRRRIQETDLSVPARKGGYWYYTRTVEGQQYAVQCRRAVRDGETDPPVSVDGTPLEGEEVLLDGNQLAEGHDFLSLGAYDVSPDGRWLAYSTDVEGNERYTLRVKDLTTGEVLADEIPDTFYGTAWSADASVLFYVTVDDAWRPNRVWRHTIGTPASADVVVYEEPDERFWVGVELTRSERFVLIDVHSKITSEVRVIPAANPTGEPAVVAPRRQGVEYSVEHHGHRFLILHNDGAEDFALAYTSADAPGDWVPMIEHSPGTRLESVDAFADHLVVSLRSNGLTGLRVLPAGSTEWYDIDFPEPIYSVGLDANPEYRTGQLRFRYASLISPESVYDFDLVTREMVLRRRKPVLPGPDGREFDPADYEQHREWALADDGTRVPISLVCRAGTPRDGSAGCVIYGYGSYEASMDPWFSVARLSLLDRGVVFAVAHIRGGGELGRRWYEEGKLLAKKNTFTDFVACARHLVKANWTAADRLVARGGSAGGLLMGAVANLAPDAFAGIVAQVPFVDALNTILDPSLPLTVTEWEEWGNPLADPEVYGYMKSYTPYENVTAVDYPAILAVTSFNDTRVLYHEPAKWIARLRAVAPQGDYLLKTEMGAGHSGPSGRYDSWKEEAFVNAWILDRLGLS; this is encoded by the coding sequence GTGACCACCGAGACCCCCGTGCCCGTCGCCAAGCGTGTCCCCTCCGAGCGCGTCCACCACGGCGACACGGTCGTCGACGAGTACGCCTGGCTCGCCACCAAGGACGACCCGGAGACCGTCGCCTACCTGACCGCCGAGAACGACCACACCGAGGCGCGCACGGCGCACCTGGCCGACCTGCGGGCCACGCTGTTCGAGGAGACCCGACGGCGGATCCAGGAGACCGACCTCTCGGTCCCGGCCCGCAAGGGCGGCTACTGGTACTACACCCGCACCGTCGAGGGGCAGCAGTACGCCGTCCAGTGCCGGCGGGCCGTCCGGGACGGCGAGACCGATCCCCCGGTCAGCGTGGACGGCACGCCGCTCGAGGGCGAGGAGGTGCTGCTCGACGGCAACCAGCTCGCCGAGGGGCACGACTTCCTGTCCCTGGGGGCGTACGACGTCAGCCCGGACGGCCGCTGGCTGGCGTACTCGACCGACGTCGAGGGCAACGAGCGGTACACCCTGCGGGTCAAGGACCTGACCACCGGGGAGGTGCTCGCCGACGAGATCCCGGACACCTTCTACGGCACCGCCTGGTCGGCGGACGCCTCGGTGCTGTTCTACGTGACGGTGGACGACGCGTGGCGGCCGAACCGGGTGTGGCGGCACACCATCGGCACCCCGGCCAGCGCCGACGTGGTCGTCTACGAGGAGCCGGACGAGCGGTTCTGGGTGGGTGTCGAGCTGACCCGCTCGGAACGGTTCGTCCTGATCGACGTCCACAGCAAGATCACCAGCGAGGTACGGGTCATCCCGGCGGCCAACCCGACCGGCGAGCCGGCCGTCGTCGCCCCGCGCCGGCAGGGCGTGGAGTACTCCGTCGAGCACCACGGCCACCGGTTCCTGATCCTGCACAACGACGGCGCGGAGGACTTCGCGCTGGCGTACACCTCGGCGGACGCCCCGGGCGACTGGGTGCCGATGATCGAGCACTCCCCCGGCACCCGGCTGGAGTCGGTCGACGCGTTCGCCGACCACCTGGTCGTCTCGCTGCGCAGCAACGGCCTGACCGGGCTGCGGGTGCTCCCGGCCGGCAGCACCGAGTGGTACGACATCGACTTCCCGGAGCCGATCTACAGCGTCGGCCTGGACGCCAACCCGGAGTACCGGACCGGCCAGCTCCGGTTCCGGTACGCCTCGCTGATCAGCCCGGAGTCGGTGTACGACTTCGACCTGGTGACCCGGGAGATGGTGCTGCGGCGGCGCAAGCCGGTGCTGCCCGGCCCGGACGGGCGGGAGTTCGACCCGGCCGACTACGAGCAGCACCGCGAGTGGGCGCTCGCCGACGACGGCACCCGGGTGCCGATCTCGCTGGTCTGCAGGGCCGGTACGCCGCGGGACGGCTCCGCCGGCTGCGTGATCTACGGCTACGGCTCGTACGAGGCGAGCATGGACCCGTGGTTCTCGGTGGCCCGGCTGTCCCTGCTCGACCGGGGTGTGGTCTTCGCGGTCGCGCACATCCGGGGTGGCGGCGAACTGGGCCGGCGCTGGTACGAAGAGGGCAAGCTGCTGGCGAAGAAGAACACCTTCACCGACTTCGTGGCCTGCGCCCGGCACCTGGTCAAGGCCAACTGGACGGCGGCCGACCGGCTGGTGGCCCGGGGCGGCTCGGCCGGTGGCCTGCTGATGGGCGCGGTGGCGAACCTCGCCCCGGACGCGTTCGCCGGGATCGTCGCCCAGGTGCCCTTCGTGGACGCGCTGAACACCATCCTCGACCCGTCGCTGCCGCTGACCGTCACCGAGTGGGAGGAGTGGGGCAACCCGCTGGCCGACCCGGAGGTGTACGGGTACATGAAGTCGTACACCCCGTACGAGAACGTGACGGCCGTCGACTACCCGGCGATCCTCGCGGTGACCAGCTTCAACGACACCCGGGTGCTGTACCACGAGCCGGCCAAGTGGATCGCGCGGCTGCGCGCGGTGGCCCCGCAGGGCGACTACCTGCTCAAGACCGAGATGGGGGCCGGGCACAGCGGCCCGAGCGGCCGGTACGACTCCTGGAAGGAGGAGGCGTTCGTCAACGCCTGGATCCTGGACCGGCTCGGCCTGTCCTGA
- a CDS encoding FAD-binding oxidoreductase translates to MSGSTCSTQRSGSADITRRLVEICGPPFARPAGPADEVAGQAATWVAVPGDARAAAEVLRLAAAHDLTVVPRGAGTKIDWGAAPDRVDIMLDTGRIAGIRHPSEPDRHGAAGLGRHRRAEAGSADRSGAGSSDPGRADVGRPGPRRSGGPGPAGRSRAEPPAGWSWVDPPAERSPAEPAVGWSRVEPPAGRSSAERHGHPVVEIGAGTPLRAVQAALARSGRRLALDAPSPGATLGGVLAADESGPLRLRYGTPCDQLVDLRYLTADGDLVDAAGGASGLETARLLCGSQGGLGVLVSATLRTQPLPAARAWVTRPVWTPLEVHELIQAVLAAGLQPAAIELDLPTARRPPAPRGAADSAPPTGAGWSGHPAGSARAAHPAGSARAAHPAGSARTGRSTGSARSTPPAAGDLVVLLEGGPAEVAERTRRLTGLLGDTATVADSPPDWWRRYPFRPDDIALRVDVPLTDLHAAIYALRDAVGAPVPVRGSVGLGVAHAVLPGNTRVDRVASILTAVRQVLLARQGRCVVLAAPPAVRQGVDLWGELPALPRLLAAKRYLDPHQRLAPGRLPGGL, encoded by the coding sequence ATGTCGGGATCCACGTGTTCGACCCAGCGGTCCGGTTCGGCCGACATCACCCGTCGGCTCGTCGAGATCTGCGGTCCGCCCTTCGCCCGTCCCGCCGGCCCCGCCGACGAGGTCGCCGGCCAGGCCGCCACCTGGGTCGCGGTGCCGGGCGACGCCCGGGCCGCCGCCGAGGTGCTGCGGCTGGCCGCCGCGCACGACCTGACCGTGGTCCCCCGGGGCGCCGGTACGAAGATCGACTGGGGGGCGGCTCCGGACCGGGTCGACATCATGCTCGACACCGGACGGATCGCCGGCATCCGGCACCCGTCCGAGCCCGACCGGCACGGGGCGGCCGGGCTCGGACGGCACCGCCGAGCCGAGGCGGGTTCGGCCGACCGGTCCGGGGCGGGGTCGTCCGACCCCGGCCGGGCCGACGTGGGGCGGCCGGGTCCGCGCCGCTCCGGCGGGCCGGGGCCGGCCGGGCGGTCCCGGGCCGAACCGCCGGCCGGCTGGTCCTGGGTGGACCCACCGGCCGAACGTTCCCCGGCCGAGCCGGCGGTCGGCTGGTCCCGGGTGGAGCCGCCGGCCGGGCGGTCATCGGCGGAGCGGCACGGGCATCCGGTGGTCGAGATCGGCGCGGGCACCCCGCTGCGGGCCGTGCAGGCCGCCCTCGCCCGGTCCGGCCGACGCCTCGCGCTGGACGCCCCGTCGCCCGGGGCGACCCTCGGCGGGGTGCTCGCCGCCGACGAGTCCGGGCCACTGCGGCTGCGCTACGGCACCCCCTGCGACCAGCTGGTCGACCTGCGCTACCTGACCGCCGACGGCGACCTGGTCGACGCGGCGGGCGGCGCTTCCGGGCTGGAGACCGCCCGGCTGCTCTGCGGCTCGCAGGGTGGCCTGGGGGTGCTGGTCTCGGCGACCCTGCGGACCCAGCCGCTGCCGGCGGCCCGGGCCTGGGTGACCCGTCCGGTGTGGACGCCGCTGGAGGTGCACGAGCTGATCCAGGCGGTGCTGGCGGCCGGGCTCCAACCGGCCGCCATCGAACTGGACCTCCCCACCGCCCGTCGGCCGCCGGCACCCCGTGGTGCCGCCGACTCCGCCCCACCGACCGGGGCGGGCTGGTCCGGCCACCCGGCCGGCTCGGCCCGCGCGGCGCATCCGGCGGGTTCGGCCCGGGCCGCCCACCCGGCGGGCTCGGCGCGCACCGGCCGGTCCACCGGGTCGGCCCGGTCCACCCCACCCGCCGCCGGCGACCTGGTGGTGCTGCTGGAGGGCGGCCCGGCCGAGGTGGCCGAGCGGACGCGGCGGCTGACCGGGCTGCTCGGCGACACCGCCACCGTCGCCGACTCCCCGCCGGACTGGTGGCGGCGGTACCCGTTCCGCCCCGACGACATCGCGCTGCGGGTCGACGTACCCCTCACCGACCTGCACGCCGCGATCTACGCGCTGCGGGACGCGGTCGGTGCCCCGGTGCCGGTGCGCGGCTCGGTCGGCCTGGGCGTCGCGCACGCCGTACTGCCGGGGAACACCCGGGTGGACCGGGTCGCCTCGATCCTCACCGCCGTCCGGCAGGTGCTGCTGGCCCGCCAGGGCCGCTGCGTGGTGCTGGCCGCCCCGCCCGCCGTCCGGCAGGGCGTCGACCTCTGGGGCGAACTACCCGCCCTGCCGAGGCTGCTCGCCGCCAAGCGGTACCTCGACCCGCACCAGCGCCTGGCCCCCGGCCGGCTCCCCGGCGGCCTGTGA
- a CDS encoding SpoIIE family protein phosphatase, with protein MAAEAGPAATTGPDEHVRRVRLPADRRTPATARAVVRSVLAEADLEELLNEALLLTTELSTNAVEHARTELDMEVVADRFGLSVMVSDYAAGPVDELTVGVRNDSADITEVAERGRGLLLVDHFASCWGTTYLPSGKGVWFRLDRPTTTPPRRDALAEGRRLSPCGSTADGTDDPARTTAPSAASMSELMQARPDPYADDPLPDFATDLLTRVAEMVGATGGVLRLDRGDGQGTQVLARYGRQPRTDSELLRVPLAVQRPYSGELELDAVPSAYARPLAALAAERLSLHLENDRLRRADVRRQAWLTFLAEASELLAQSLDVELTMALVPQLVVPRLGQWCAVHTADEWGQLKLAAASHADESVLPQLHQVLRETGPDSVQARLREASRLGSQVPLSGPMEGFAVPLVARGQRLGTLAVGRHQRHRHDPDEVAVLEDVARRAALAIENARIHAERRRVAQTLQQSLLPPVLPLIDGIGFAAEYVPTGYDAEVGGDFYDVVPLPDGRWLVVIGDVSGKGVQAAAVTGLVRDVIRVLVGDGKPLPEALARLNETLVERGGGRYCTLALAAVGPGEGSQLEVSLHLAGHDRPVLLRAAGGASFVGTGGTALGLLDTIASPAAVIPLDPGDALIFYTDGVTERRRGRELFGPQRLRDAAAPLAGFSAEVVAARLRANTINFSAEPPRDDIAVLVLRNDAV; from the coding sequence GTGGCAGCGGAGGCAGGGCCGGCGGCGACCACCGGCCCGGACGAGCACGTCCGGCGCGTCCGGCTCCCCGCCGACCGCCGTACCCCGGCCACCGCGCGGGCCGTGGTCCGCTCGGTGCTGGCCGAGGCGGACCTCGAGGAACTGCTCAACGAGGCTCTCCTGCTGACCACCGAGCTGTCCACCAACGCGGTCGAACACGCCCGTACCGAACTGGACATGGAGGTCGTGGCGGACCGGTTCGGGCTGAGCGTGATGGTCTCCGACTACGCCGCCGGGCCGGTGGACGAGCTGACCGTCGGGGTACGCAACGACTCGGCCGACATCACCGAGGTCGCCGAGCGGGGCCGGGGACTGTTGCTGGTCGACCACTTCGCGAGCTGCTGGGGGACCACGTACCTCCCCTCCGGCAAGGGCGTGTGGTTCCGGCTGGACCGGCCCACGACGACCCCACCACGGCGGGACGCCCTGGCCGAGGGGCGACGCCTCTCGCCCTGCGGGTCGACCGCCGACGGTACGGACGACCCGGCCCGTACCACCGCGCCGAGCGCGGCGTCGATGAGCGAGCTGATGCAGGCCCGCCCCGACCCGTACGCCGACGACCCGCTGCCCGACTTCGCCACCGATCTGCTCACCCGGGTCGCCGAGATGGTCGGGGCCACCGGCGGGGTGCTCCGACTGGACCGGGGGGACGGGCAGGGCACCCAGGTGCTGGCCCGGTACGGCCGGCAGCCGCGCACCGACAGTGAACTGCTCCGGGTGCCGCTGGCCGTGCAGCGGCCGTACTCGGGTGAACTGGAGTTGGACGCCGTCCCGTCGGCGTACGCCCGGCCGCTGGCGGCGCTGGCCGCCGAACGGCTCTCCCTGCACCTGGAGAACGACCGGCTACGCCGGGCCGACGTCCGTCGGCAGGCCTGGCTGACCTTCCTGGCCGAGGCGAGTGAACTGCTCGCCCAGTCGCTGGACGTCGAGCTGACCATGGCCCTGGTCCCGCAGCTCGTGGTGCCCCGGCTCGGGCAGTGGTGCGCGGTGCACACCGCCGACGAGTGGGGCCAGCTCAAGTTGGCCGCCGCCAGCCACGCCGACGAGTCGGTCCTGCCGCAGCTGCACCAGGTGCTCCGGGAGACCGGCCCCGACTCGGTCCAGGCCCGGCTGCGCGAGGCGTCCCGGCTGGGGTCGCAGGTGCCGTTGAGCGGCCCGATGGAGGGGTTCGCCGTTCCGCTCGTCGCCCGGGGGCAGCGGCTCGGCACCCTCGCGGTCGGCCGGCACCAGCGCCACCGGCACGACCCGGACGAGGTCGCCGTCCTGGAGGACGTGGCCCGGCGGGCCGCGTTGGCGATCGAGAACGCCCGCATCCACGCCGAGCGCCGCCGGGTGGCGCAGACCCTGCAACAGTCGCTGCTGCCACCGGTGCTGCCGCTGATCGACGGGATCGGTTTCGCCGCCGAGTACGTCCCGACCGGCTACGACGCCGAGGTCGGCGGCGACTTCTACGACGTGGTGCCGCTGCCGGACGGCCGCTGGCTGGTGGTGATCGGGGACGTCTCCGGCAAGGGCGTCCAGGCGGCGGCGGTGACCGGGCTGGTACGCGACGTGATCCGGGTGCTGGTCGGTGACGGCAAGCCGCTGCCGGAGGCGCTGGCCCGGTTGAACGAGACGCTGGTCGAGCGGGGCGGTGGACGGTACTGCACGCTGGCCCTGGCGGCGGTCGGGCCGGGCGAGGGCAGTCAGCTCGAGGTGTCGCTGCACCTCGCCGGGCACGACCGGCCGGTGCTGCTGCGCGCGGCGGGCGGGGCCTCCTTCGTCGGCACCGGCGGCACCGCGCTGGGTCTGCTCGACACGATCGCCTCGCCCGCGGCGGTGATCCCGCTCGACCCCGGCGACGCGCTGATCTTCTACACCGACGGGGTGACCGAGCGGCGGCGGGGCCGGGAGCTTTTCGGTCCGCAACGGTTGCGGGACGCGGCCGCCCCGCTCGCCGGCTTCTCGGCGGAGGTGGTGGCCGCCCGGCTCCGGGCCAACACGATCAACTTCTCGGCCGAGCCGCCCCGGGACGACATCGCCGTGCTGGTGCTCCGGAACGACGCCGTCTGA